TTGCGCTTGCGGGCGTGTGGTTTGCTCCCTATCCCTAGGCCCTATGAGCACACCCAAACCGATCAAGAAAGCCGTCTTCCCCGTTGCCGGGCTCGGCACCCGATTCCTGCCTGCGACGAAGGCTATCCCTAAGGAATTGTTGCCGATCGTTGATCGTCCGTTGATCCAGTACGCGGTCGACGAAGCGCGCGAAGCCGGGATCGAACAGATGATCTTTGTGACGGGTCGGGGAAAGACCGCGATTGTAGAACATTTCGACATGGCGTTCGAACTTGAAACGACCATGAGCGAGCGCGGCAAGGACATGAATGTGCTGGAGCCGACACGTGCGACGCCGGGCGATATCATCACTGTGCGCCAACAAGTGCCAATGGGCCTTGGCCACGCGATCTGGTGCGCACGCGCGATTGTTGGCGATGAGCCCTTCGCGATCTTCCTGCCCGACGAGCTGATGATCGGCAACAAAGGCGGATCGGGCTGTATGAAGCAGATGGTCGATGCCTATAGCCAGACCGGCGGCAACCTGATCAGCGTGCTAGAAGTGCCGCATGAGGAAGTTTCAAGCTATGGCGTGATCGATCCTGGCAAGGAAGATGGCTCGCTGACTGAAGTCAAAGGCCTGGTCGAGAAGCCACCCGTTGAAGAAGCGCCATCGAACAAGATCATTTCAGGCCGCTACATCCTGCAACCGGAAGTGATGCGCACGCTTGAAAATCAAGAGAAGGGCGCTGGCGGGGAGATCCAATTGACCGATGCGATGGCGAAGATGATCGGGACCCAGCCGTTCCACGCCGTCACATTCGACGGCAAGCGTTATGACTGTGGCAGCAAACTGGGCTTTGTCGAAGCCACGCTGGCTCTGGCTTTGGATCGCGAGGACATGGGCGCTGATGTGCGCAAGATGGCGGAGCGACTGCTCGCTAGCTAGTTGTAAAGCGCAGCGGCAATGTCTTCAGCCCGCCAACAAATGTGGAAGTTGCGCGTTTGGGCTCTCCAGCCAGTTCAATACTTTCGATCCGGTCAAGAATAGTCTCGAACAGGATCTTCATCTCCATGCGAGCCAA
The Altererythrobacter ishigakiensis genome window above contains:
- the galU gene encoding UTP--glucose-1-phosphate uridylyltransferase GalU; translated protein: MSTPKPIKKAVFPVAGLGTRFLPATKAIPKELLPIVDRPLIQYAVDEAREAGIEQMIFVTGRGKTAIVEHFDMAFELETTMSERGKDMNVLEPTRATPGDIITVRQQVPMGLGHAIWCARAIVGDEPFAIFLPDELMIGNKGGSGCMKQMVDAYSQTGGNLISVLEVPHEEVSSYGVIDPGKEDGSLTEVKGLVEKPPVEEAPSNKIISGRYILQPEVMRTLENQEKGAGGEIQLTDAMAKMIGTQPFHAVTFDGKRYDCGSKLGFVEATLALALDREDMGADVRKMAERLLAS